In the genome of Zobellia nedashkovskayae, the window GTATAGCAGATTACGTACATAAAGGAATGTTGTTAGAAATTACTTTCGTAGACGGCGCTACTTATGAGTATTTTGGTGTTACGAAACCTGTCTATATCAAAATGATTAATTCTAACAAATTAAACCGTTTTGCAAAACGTAGTATCTACCCAAAATACACCTATAGAAAATCTAAACGTATACTTCAAGAAGCGTAAACGTTACTTTTTATCGGATTACAATATAAGGGCTTGTTTATCAGAGCCCTTTTTCATTTAATTAGTACATCACTTTGCACGATTCTCTTATAACGTGTGACTATCTTTGTTTAAAATTATTTTATGTCTAAATCATTTTCCGCTTTAGGAATCAACGAACAAGTGCTCCAGAGTTTAGCAGATTTAAAGATTTCTGTTCCCACGGATATTCAAAACAAAACAATTCCCATTTTTTTAAAGCAGAAAGAGGATGTAGTGGCTTTGGCAAAAACAGGAACCGGTAAGACCGTAGCTTTTGGTTTGCCGTTGCTTCAGTTGGTAAACACGGAAAATACAGACGTACAAGCTGTAATATTATCTCCCACAAGGGAACTAGGACAACAGATTTATGCCAACTTAGTTTCTTTTGCCGCGCATAGCCCTGCTATTTCTATTGCTTCCGTTTGTGGTGGCATCCCTATAAAACCTCAAATAGAGCGTTTAAAAGAGCCTACACATATTATAGTAGCTACACCGGGACGTTTAATAGATTTGAATCAGCGTAAGGCCGTCAGCATTAAAAAATTGAAGTTTTTGGTGTTGGATGAGGCCGATGAGATGGTGACTGCATTAAAAACCGATTTGGATACGTTGGCAGATGAGATGCCAAAATCTAGACGGACTTTATTGTTTACCGCTACTATGCCGGGAACTGTAAAGCAACTGGTGCAAAACTATATGTCTAAACATGTAGTACATATAGAGGCAGATATGGCTCAAATGGGACACCAAGGTATTGATCATAAATACATTGTTGTTGATCCAATTGAAAAGTTAGAAGTCTTACTTCATTTTTTAAACTCTAAAGAAGGAGAACGTGGTGTTATTTTCTGTAAAACAAAAGCAGCAGTCAACAAATTGGCAAAGAAACTGGCCATCAACAAATTCTCATCAGGATCTATTCATGGTAGTTTATCACAAGGTATTCGTGATCGCATCATGGGCCAGTTTAGAGAAGGTCATATAGATATTCTTGTGGCTACTGATTTAGCGGCTCGTGGTATTGATGTAAAGGAAATTTCCTATGTGGTTAATTACCATCTTCCAGATACCTATGAAGCCTATGTACACCGTAGTGGTCGTACGGCTAGGGCAGGAGCAAAGGGACTTTCTTTAAGTATCATTCAAGAAGATGAACGCCCAGATATTCCTGAGTTTGAAAAAGAATTGGGATTGGTTTTCCATGAGCTCAAAAAGCAAGATGCCCAAGATAGGGAAGAAATTAACTTAGAGCTTTGGGCCAAGAAAATATTCAAGA includes:
- a CDS encoding DEAD/DEAH box helicase, which encodes MSKSFSALGINEQVLQSLADLKISVPTDIQNKTIPIFLKQKEDVVALAKTGTGKTVAFGLPLLQLVNTENTDVQAVILSPTRELGQQIYANLVSFAAHSPAISIASVCGGIPIKPQIERLKEPTHIIVATPGRLIDLNQRKAVSIKKLKFLVLDEADEMVTALKTDLDTLADEMPKSRRTLLFTATMPGTVKQLVQNYMSKHVVHIEADMAQMGHQGIDHKYIVVDPIEKLEVLLHFLNSKEGERGVIFCKTKAAVNKLAKKLAINKFSSGSIHGSLSQGIRDRIMGQFREGHIDILVATDLAARGIDVKEISYVVNYHLPDTYEAYVHRSGRTARAGAKGLSLSIIQEDERPDIPEFEKELGLVFHELKKQDAQDREEINLELWAKKIFKTKPNRTVSVETKEKIKTIFHHLTKDELIEKVLADHLMHNTAANPKIDVLQKN